A DNA window from Microcystis aeruginosa NIES-843 contains the following coding sequences:
- a CDS encoding serine/threonine-protein kinase: MELAAGKILSHRYQIIRQLGKGGFGQTFLACDRQLPNQNRCVIKQFKPQCQDAETVAIARRLFETEAKILQELGIHRHIPCLFAYFEENGQFFLVQEYIEGEDLAREITAGVYRQDEGKVVALLTEILSILEFVHHKQVIHRDVNPFNLIRSSQDHQLVLIDFGAVKQISTQVVKEGKTVSTIAIGTPGYFPSEQAQGYPRFSSDIYAAGMIGLQALTGKDPEDIPLDARTGEILWQHLAMTSAEFSYIIERMIRYDFRQRYTSVSEALIDLRKLEKIHHLDPKTTQSVKPQGPIARPGKSWLTKILVVSGTIGLIAGAYLGFDYWQNSRNSLDYYQQGQTFYQLKRYTDALNSYGQALKINPDYLEALQGKADALLALKRYSEALNTYEKAIQINPDSAWQAWLGRGQALDKLGKNQEALESFDRVLSFNPAASQAWQGKADIYLELQQYSAAQKALEKLLTFQQNDAKIWYKKGWSLQNLEDYEGAVKAYDQALALESDNALIWYQKANSLYQLNKINDALESYSKAGQFNPQFSQAHYSQGIILQKLGRKSEALEAFTQATKANSNYYQAWLNQGALLHQMERFQEAIASYEKARRISSQKAEVFIGIGNAWYRLGDYSQAIIAYQQAIQRQKDNPETWKSLGNSCFKLGQYERAIQAYQESLRYRSNDREVQTQKQLAETRWQELQQSSQNQTPKVDNEEQVP, from the coding sequence ATGGAACTCGCTGCCGGAAAAATCCTTAGTCATCGCTACCAAATTATCCGTCAATTGGGAAAAGGGGGATTCGGACAAACTTTCTTGGCCTGCGATCGCCAGTTACCCAATCAAAATCGCTGTGTGATCAAACAATTTAAACCCCAGTGCCAGGATGCCGAAACTGTAGCCATCGCTAGACGACTCTTTGAAACCGAGGCGAAAATCCTGCAAGAATTGGGCATTCATCGCCATATTCCCTGTTTATTTGCTTATTTTGAGGAAAATGGGCAATTTTTCCTCGTGCAAGAATACATTGAAGGGGAAGATTTAGCCAGAGAAATTACTGCCGGTGTCTATAGGCAAGATGAAGGGAAAGTGGTGGCTTTATTAACAGAAATTCTCTCAATTCTCGAATTTGTCCATCACAAACAGGTGATCCATCGCGATGTTAATCCCTTTAATCTTATTCGTAGCAGCCAAGATCATCAATTGGTTTTAATTGATTTTGGTGCTGTCAAACAAATTAGCACTCAAGTGGTTAAAGAAGGTAAAACCGTTTCTACCATCGCTATTGGTACCCCTGGTTATTTCCCCAGTGAACAGGCCCAAGGTTATCCGCGTTTTAGTAGCGATATCTATGCCGCCGGTATGATTGGATTACAAGCTTTAACCGGTAAAGATCCCGAAGATATTCCACTGGATGCTCGCACGGGGGAAATTCTCTGGCAACATTTGGCCATGACTAGCGCCGAGTTTAGTTATATTATCGAGCGCATGATCCGCTATGATTTTCGTCAGCGTTATACCAGTGTCAGTGAAGCATTAATCGATCTGAGAAAATTAGAGAAAATTCATCATCTCGATCCGAAAACTACCCAGTCGGTGAAACCTCAAGGTCCGATTGCTCGTCCAGGGAAATCTTGGCTAACAAAAATCCTGGTTGTCTCTGGGACAATTGGCTTAATAGCGGGCGCTTATCTGGGTTTTGATTATTGGCAAAATTCTCGTAATTCTCTTGATTACTATCAACAAGGTCAGACTTTTTATCAACTCAAACGCTATACTGATGCCCTTAATTCCTATGGTCAAGCCTTAAAAATTAATCCCGATTATCTTGAGGCATTGCAAGGAAAAGCTGATGCTTTATTAGCTTTAAAAAGATACTCGGAAGCTTTAAATACCTACGAAAAAGCTATTCAAATTAACCCAGATTCCGCTTGGCAAGCTTGGCTCGGTCGCGGGCAAGCTTTAGATAAATTAGGCAAAAATCAGGAGGCTTTGGAAAGTTTTGATCGGGTCTTATCTTTTAATCCTGCCGCTAGTCAAGCTTGGCAAGGTAAAGCCGATATCTATCTAGAACTGCAACAATATTCCGCCGCCCAAAAAGCTCTTGAAAAATTGTTAACTTTTCAGCAAAATGATGCCAAAATATGGTACAAAAAAGGCTGGTCATTACAGAATCTTGAGGATTATGAAGGGGCAGTTAAAGCCTATGATCAGGCTCTAGCGCTCGAATCGGATAATGCCTTAATTTGGTATCAAAAAGCTAATAGTTTGTATCAATTAAATAAAATTAATGATGCTTTAGAAAGTTATAGCAAAGCCGGACAATTTAATCCCCAATTTTCCCAAGCTCACTATAGTCAAGGGATTATTCTGCAAAAATTAGGTCGCAAGTCAGAAGCTTTGGAGGCATTTACTCAAGCAACTAAAGCCAATTCTAATTATTATCAAGCTTGGTTAAATCAAGGGGCATTACTTCATCAAATGGAAAGATTTCAAGAAGCGATCGCATCCTACGAAAAAGCTCGCCGCATTTCTTCCCAAAAAGCCGAAGTTTTTATCGGTATCGGTAACGCTTGGTATCGTTTAGGCGACTATTCCCAAGCCATAATCGCCTATCAACAGGCGATTCAAAGACAAAAAGATAACCCCGAAACCTGGAAAAGTTTAGGCAATAGTTGCTTTAAACTCGGTCAATACGAGCGAGCGATTCAAGCTTATCAAGAATCACTTCGTTATCGTTCCAATGACCGAGAAGTGCAAACACAAAAACAACTGGCAGAAACTCGCTGGCAAGAACTTCAGCAATCTTCCCAAAACCAAACCCCCAAAGTCGATAATGAGGAACAGGTTCCCTAA
- a CDS encoding HhoA/HhoB/HtrA family serine endopeptidase, giving the protein MKLPTGLRRTITHALATFLGVMLGFSSLAAVNAQNLPTAAADLARIPPEMTAESFVAKAVARTGAAVVRIDTEAIITRPNSPFFDDPFFQEFFGEQFRLPTQQRVAGQGSGFIIDGSGLILTNAHVVDNADKVTVTLKDGRSFKGEVRGTDEITDLAVVKINPQGENLPVAVLGNSSSIQVGDWAIAVGNPVGLDNTVTLGIISTIGRSAAKAGIPDKRIDFIQTDAAINPGNSGGPLLNAQGEVIGINTAIRADAMGIGFAIPIDRAKQLQATLESGQKVAHPYIGVQMVNLTPDLARANNQNPNSAMIVPEVSGILVVKVLPNTPAEKAGIRRGDVIVKANNQPVSDGAELQEMVEKTGIGQSLPLRIRRGERAIDLTVITAQMSNQ; this is encoded by the coding sequence ATGAAACTTCCTACAGGGTTACGGCGAACTATTACCCACGCTTTAGCAACTTTTCTGGGAGTTATGCTCGGTTTTAGCAGTTTAGCGGCGGTAAATGCTCAAAATCTGCCCACTGCTGCCGCCGATCTGGCCAGAATTCCCCCGGAGATGACGGCGGAAAGTTTTGTCGCTAAGGCAGTGGCGCGCACGGGTGCGGCAGTAGTGCGAATTGACACCGAAGCGATCATTACTCGTCCCAATAGCCCCTTTTTTGATGATCCTTTTTTTCAGGAGTTTTTTGGGGAACAGTTTCGTCTTCCCACCCAACAGCGAGTGGCTGGCCAGGGATCGGGTTTTATTATCGATGGCAGTGGTTTAATCTTAACTAATGCCCATGTGGTCGATAATGCCGATAAGGTAACGGTAACTTTAAAAGATGGTCGTAGCTTCAAAGGAGAAGTACGCGGTACTGATGAGATCACTGATTTAGCCGTAGTGAAAATTAATCCCCAAGGGGAAAATTTACCTGTAGCCGTCCTCGGCAATTCCTCATCCATACAAGTGGGGGACTGGGCGATCGCAGTAGGCAATCCCGTCGGTCTAGATAATACGGTAACTTTAGGAATTATTAGCACGATCGGGCGCTCGGCGGCTAAGGCTGGTATTCCCGATAAACGCATTGATTTTATCCAAACCGATGCCGCTATTAACCCGGGTAATTCCGGCGGTCCTTTACTCAACGCCCAAGGGGAAGTCATCGGCATCAATACGGCGATTCGTGCCGATGCCATGGGCATCGGTTTTGCCATTCCCATCGACCGGGCCAAGCAGTTACAAGCAACCCTAGAATCAGGTCAAAAGGTAGCCCATCCCTATATTGGTGTACAGATGGTTAATCTAACTCCCGATTTAGCCCGGGCTAATAATCAAAACCCCAATTCTGCCATGATCGTCCCGGAAGTGTCGGGAATTTTGGTGGTGAAAGTCCTACCTAATACCCCCGCCGAAAAAGCCGGGATCCGTCGCGGGGATGTGATTGTCAAAGCTAATAATCAACCGGTTAGCGATGGCGCTGAGTTACAGGAAATGGTGGAAAAAACCGGGATCGGTCAATCTTTACCCCTAAGAATCAGAAGGGGGGAAAGGGCGATCGATCTCACCGTAATCACCGCCCAAATGTCAAATCAGTAA
- a CDS encoding helix-turn-helix transcriptional regulator, with the protein MSRIGQSITLSVSEKEKQALEILASEFGLFWGDKPNISKLIKEIARNKLKIAPNHDWKPDRLQMLQQAIDSLIDAGQIPIALELTKLLLERSELPGPLRKELEGRLDNPPPPWRLELDRCILRQQPFQLSYQDAGDRIWEFHLYHAAINRHEDRLYLDCWCEETEGNQDISELQHNWSLRIDRIPNDSLITPIPRGKWRNQLDSVSAEFKLFDGLARSYRTKSAIDIANELISNDPLVRQITRQVTSSFWFFREILPYGEDCLLISPEKVRKRFYDKLQRLYRRYES; encoded by the coding sequence ATGAGCCGGATAGGACAATCGATCACTTTATCGGTCAGTGAAAAAGAAAAACAGGCCCTAGAAATCCTTGCCAGTGAATTCGGGCTATTTTGGGGAGATAAACCGAATATATCGAAGTTAATCAAAGAAATTGCCCGTAATAAGCTTAAAATCGCCCCTAATCACGACTGGAAGCCCGATCGCTTGCAGATGCTCCAACAGGCGATCGATTCTCTCATTGATGCCGGACAAATCCCCATCGCCCTAGAACTAACTAAACTACTATTAGAACGGAGCGAACTGCCGGGACCCTTACGGAAAGAGCTAGAAGGCCGCCTCGATAATCCTCCCCCACCATGGCGACTGGAACTCGATCGCTGCATTCTCCGACAACAACCGTTTCAGTTATCCTATCAGGATGCCGGCGATCGAATCTGGGAATTCCATCTTTACCATGCCGCTATCAATCGTCACGAGGATCGCTTATATCTCGATTGTTGGTGCGAGGAAACCGAGGGAAATCAAGATATTTCCGAACTACAGCATAATTGGAGTTTAAGGATCGATCGAATCCCCAACGATTCCTTAATTACCCCGATCCCTAGGGGCAAATGGCGCAATCAGCTTGATAGTGTGTCGGCCGAGTTTAAGCTATTCGATGGATTAGCTCGATCGTACCGGACTAAAAGCGCTATCGATATCGCCAACGAATTGATCTCGAACGATCCCCTCGTCCGGCAGATTACCCGACAGGTAACGAGTAGCTTCTGGTTTTTCCGCGAGATTCTTCCCTACGGAGAAGATTGCTTGCTGATCTCCCCGGAAAAAGTCCGCAAGCGTTTCTATGACAAGTTGCAGCGACTTTATCGGCGCTACGAGTCCTGA
- the cas3 gene encoding type I-D CRISPR-associated helicase Cas3' encodes MGNYQVTLKPVYSCPADEIPDGIKVPQGWRLSWHQVETWKALNDPDIDVIFNTAMTGDGKSLAAYLRTLQGYFPIMGLYPTNELARDQRGQIEAYIQRFQPTDQPRVNLLTGPELELYAERDGKTKAIALETRSKQSEILLTNPDIFHYLHRGAYLTPYDNPDQLWNRIDKHFDLFLFDEFHVFGTPQVASIINTMLLIRRANRGKRYLFLSATPDEGLLKRLDKAGFRYRSIDPVREGKYRFPDTPEEANSLAQQGWRQVTSEIELSFIPLPSSFQTSENWLKENKERILDYFKRYPGSKGAIILNSIASVKRLLPIFRELLATIGLTVGENTGLSGTREKLASLNRDLVIGTSTIDVGVDFKINFLIFESSDAGNFIQRFGRLGRHSGYDRKGTAVKFANFTAIALVPKFFLERLFEKKDAPLQVGERYDRIQLQEAIKSNYRHINNFEGYYQRWGAVQSFQLWWNLGSPKIKSQYGESRQKFQQECEEVFDTSLKRVAGRVKGWADEWKELSGKNGNPIFEDASSFRGSSPLLCGLYDSTEPEEGDRFKTYDLPSILGNLEVEVWRKGEFKRQIEATETPIARGRFDYCLTFLNLKGYREERLNWRFTYDGDLGEIASAWKVQVLTGIGVWQPDNPWLDRISRELRDLALVSFVLAYPVAAVRQRLQLPMHFGIYPISDESSLHSPLSPYSIAIGQSALLLDTLAHRFKGQGGEVWIC; translated from the coding sequence GTGGGTAATTATCAAGTAACGCTCAAGCCGGTCTATTCCTGTCCCGCGGACGAGATCCCGGACGGGATCAAGGTTCCGCAAGGATGGCGGTTATCGTGGCATCAGGTGGAGACGTGGAAAGCACTCAACGATCCCGATATCGATGTGATTTTCAATACGGCCATGACGGGGGACGGGAAAAGTCTAGCGGCCTACCTGCGAACTTTGCAAGGATATTTCCCGATTATGGGACTCTACCCAACCAACGAACTGGCGCGGGATCAGCGGGGTCAGATCGAGGCATATATTCAACGATTTCAACCAACGGATCAACCGCGGGTCAATCTTTTAACCGGGCCCGAGTTGGAATTGTACGCCGAACGGGATGGGAAAACGAAAGCGATCGCTCTAGAGACTCGATCGAAACAGTCGGAAATTCTCTTAACTAACCCCGATATTTTCCATTATCTGCATCGGGGGGCCTATTTAACCCCCTACGATAACCCCGATCAGCTATGGAACCGGATCGATAAACATTTCGATCTCTTCCTATTCGATGAATTTCACGTTTTCGGCACGCCACAGGTCGCCAGTATTATCAATACCATGCTTCTAATCCGACGGGCCAATCGTGGGAAACGATACCTGTTTTTGTCCGCAACTCCCGACGAGGGTTTACTAAAACGATTGGATAAAGCGGGGTTTCGCTATCGATCGATCGACCCAGTAAGAGAAGGAAAATACCGGTTTCCCGATACCCCAGAAGAGGCCAATTCCCTCGCTCAACAGGGATGGCGGCAAGTAACCTCGGAAATCGAGCTATCTTTTATTCCCTTACCGTCGAGTTTTCAAACTTCGGAAAATTGGTTGAAGGAAAATAAAGAGCGAATTTTAGACTATTTTAAGCGATACCCCGGCAGCAAGGGCGCGATTATTCTCAATTCGATCGCTTCGGTTAAACGTCTGCTGCCGATTTTCCGAGAATTATTGGCGACTATCGGTTTAACAGTGGGGGAAAATACGGGTCTTTCGGGAACGCGGGAGAAGTTGGCATCTTTAAATCGTGATCTGGTGATCGGAACGAGTACCATCGATGTGGGGGTGGACTTCAAGATTAATTTTCTCATTTTCGAGTCGTCGGATGCGGGAAATTTTATTCAACGTTTCGGCCGTTTAGGCCGTCACAGCGGCTACGATCGAAAGGGAACGGCGGTAAAATTTGCTAACTTCACAGCGATCGCTCTGGTTCCGAAATTTTTCCTAGAACGGTTATTCGAGAAGAAAGACGCGCCGTTACAAGTTGGGGAACGGTATGACCGAATTCAGCTACAGGAGGCCATCAAGAGTAACTACCGTCATATCAATAATTTCGAGGGTTATTACCAACGTTGGGGAGCGGTACAATCATTTCAACTCTGGTGGAATTTAGGGAGTCCGAAGATCAAATCCCAATACGGGGAAAGTCGCCAGAAGTTTCAACAGGAATGCGAGGAGGTTTTCGATACCAGTTTAAAACGGGTCGCCGGTCGGGTGAAAGGATGGGCCGACGAATGGAAGGAGTTATCGGGGAAAAACGGTAATCCGATTTTCGAGGATGCGTCTAGTTTTCGCGGGTCGAGTCCGTTACTATGCGGGTTATACGATTCGACGGAACCAGAGGAGGGCGATCGCTTTAAAACCTACGATTTACCCAGTATTCTCGGTAATCTAGAGGTGGAGGTGTGGAGAAAAGGCGAGTTTAAGCGCCAGATCGAGGCCACGGAAACACCGATCGCGCGCGGACGTTTCGATTATTGTCTCACGTTTCTGAATTTAAAGGGATATCGAGAGGAACGGTTAAACTGGCGCTTTACCTACGACGGCGATTTAGGCGAGATTGCCTCCGCGTGGAAAGTACAGGTTTTGACGGGAATCGGTGTTTGGCAACCAGATAATCCTTGGCTCGATCGAATTAGTCGGGAGTTACGGGATCTGGCTCTGGTTAGCTTCGTTCTTGCCTATCCCGTCGCTGCAGTTCGCCAACGCTTACAATTACCGATGCACTTTGGTATCTATCCGATTAGTGACGAGAGTAGTCTTCATTCTCCCCTGTCACCCTATTCTATAGCGATCGGTCAATCGGCTTTGTTGTTGGATACTCTCGCTCATCGGTTCAAAGGTCAAGGGGGTGAGGTGTGGATCTGTTGA
- the mntA gene encoding type VII toxin-antitoxin system MntA family adenylyltransferase antitoxin encodes MNRLVEKITAIVEKLPNLKLLILFGSRARGEHKPDSDWDFAVLYEERSDQKDISSLLKIYSLLEQALEIPDDKIDVVDLKECSPILAHYVARDGQLLYERETGIFEGFKEKFLMNPEESKALYRQLRNNLEISLREKGV; translated from the coding sequence ATGAATAGGCTAGTAGAAAAAATTACGGCTATTGTCGAAAAACTACCGAATTTAAAACTATTAATTCTCTTCGGTTCTAGAGCGCGTGGAGAGCATAAACCTGATAGCGATTGGGATTTCGCTGTTTTATACGAGGAAAGAAGCGATCAAAAGGATATTTCGAGTCTATTGAAAATTTATTCACTGCTCGAACAAGCTTTAGAGATTCCCGATGACAAAATTGATGTGGTTGATTTAAAAGAATGTTCGCCGATCCTCGCTCATTATGTCGCACGGGATGGTCAACTTCTATACGAACGGGAAACGGGAATATTCGAGGGATTTAAAGAAAAATTTCTCATGAATCCTGAAGAATCGAAAGCGTTATACCGTCAATTACGGAATAATCTAGAGATTTCTCTACGAGAAAAAGGAGTGTAA
- the hepT gene encoding type VII toxin-antitoxin system HepT family RNase toxin codes for MNQYLAELSEYGSITLEDYRTLRERQLAIERLIQLIVQTGIDINYQILKCLDIESPNNARDALFQIVELGILEEHLAVQLAESIKLRNLLVHLYKKIDPDIVHSSIANILRDYPRYQRSIVQYLDFLEAENG; via the coding sequence ATGAATCAATACCTCGCCGAACTTAGCGAGTACGGTTCGATCACCTTAGAGGATTATCGTACATTAAGAGAACGTCAATTAGCCATAGAAAGGTTAATTCAGCTTATCGTTCAAACTGGCATCGATATCAATTACCAGATTTTAAAATGTTTAGATATCGAGTCTCCGAATAATGCTCGCGACGCTTTATTTCAAATCGTAGAACTGGGAATTTTAGAAGAACACCTAGCCGTTCAACTGGCCGAGTCTATTAAATTAAGAAACTTACTCGTACACCTATACAAGAAAATTGATCCCGATATCGTTCATTCCTCGATCGCTAATATTTTACGAGATTATCCCCGCTACCAACGCTCGATCGTTCAATATCTAGATTTCTTGGAGGCAGAAAATGGTTAA
- the mntA gene encoding type VII toxin-antitoxin system MntA family adenylyltransferase antitoxin, with product MVKNTKELKIINTVNRITTTVEKIPNLKLLILFGSRARGEHRPDSDWDLAISHDETNRQTHIKEISNDYLTSLSILSELFEINRDLIDLIELDRCSPLMKYQVARDGKLIYEKNTGDFLKFRVRAWKEYADTAKFRKIQKDSIDLWLKQWGV from the coding sequence ATGGTTAAAAACACGAAAGAATTGAAAATTATCAATACAGTCAATAGAATAACCACGACTGTGGAAAAAATACCGAATTTAAAACTATTAATTCTCTTCGGTTCTAGAGCGCGTGGAGAGCATAGACCTGATAGCGATTGGGATTTGGCAATTTCACACGATGAAACAAACAGACAAACACATATTAAGGAAATCAGTAATGATTACTTAACTTCTCTCTCTATCTTGAGTGAATTGTTTGAGATAAACCGTGATTTGATCGATCTAATTGAACTTGATCGCTGTTCTCCATTAATGAAGTATCAAGTCGCACGAGATGGAAAACTTATCTATGAAAAAAATACGGGAGACTTTTTAAAATTTCGTGTACGCGCTTGGAAAGAGTACGCCGATACCGCTAAATTCCGAAAGATTCAAAAAGACAGTATCGATCTTTGGCTCAAACAATGGGGAGTTTAA
- the hepT gene encoding type VII toxin-antitoxin system HepT family RNase toxin — protein sequence MEREIVTVRIRLMIKYLNRLRGFESVTLSEYLDNFDYQLMVERLIELLVESSSDINSYLLLQLHNVTPATYYDSFIEAGKNGLTTRELAGELAKSSGMRNRLVHQYEAIDNELVFKAIPIALSQFPLYLKQITDYLDSLEVKDA from the coding sequence ATGGAAAGGGAGATAGTCACCGTTAGAATTCGTTTGATGATCAAATATCTTAATCGATTACGGGGGTTCGAGAGCGTTACTCTATCAGAGTATTTGGACAATTTTGACTATCAACTTATGGTTGAGAGATTGATAGAATTATTGGTAGAGTCATCTTCCGATATTAATAGCTATCTTCTTTTACAATTACATAACGTAACTCCCGCTACCTATTACGATTCTTTTATAGAAGCTGGTAAAAATGGTTTAACTACCAGAGAACTAGCCGGGGAGTTGGCGAAATCATCAGGAATGCGAAATCGTTTAGTGCATCAATACGAGGCGATCGATAATGAACTTGTTTTTAAGGCGATTCCGATCGCTTTATCTCAATTTCCGCTTTATCTCAAACAAATTACCGACTATTTAGACTCTCTAGAGGTGAAAGATGCCTAA
- the cas7d gene encoding type I-D CRISPR-associated protein Cas7/Csc2 → MSLLKTLNSKFFHSEIPYKPMGKYVHFLTIRVTESYPLFQTDGELNKARVRAGIDSKKTISRLSMFKRKQSTPERLVGRELLRNYKLITAEECEYNVKFAMNNPDCIIYGFAIGDSGSEKSKVVVDTAFSITPFDESHESFTLNAPYENGTMASKGENDTKVGEVTSRINQQDHIRPQVFFPSIVTLKDPTEASFLYVFNNILRTRHYGAQTTRTGRVRNELIGVIFADGEIVSNLRWTQAIYDRLPDEVLHSIDPLDEDLVMEKATEAIQELMAEEFIVHTDFIGENFQPLLTEVKTLTGTEAGILSILNQADKEAKDYAKKHIAEKKPAAQKP, encoded by the coding sequence ATGTCTTTACTGAAAACCCTCAATTCTAAATTCTTTCATAGCGAGATTCCCTACAAACCGATGGGAAAATACGTTCACTTTTTGACGATTCGAGTCACAGAATCCTATCCTTTATTTCAAACAGATGGAGAGCTAAATAAAGCTCGTGTTCGTGCGGGAATTGATAGCAAAAAAACGATTAGTCGTTTATCGATGTTTAAACGGAAACAGTCAACTCCAGAACGTTTAGTCGGTCGAGAATTACTCAGAAACTACAAATTAATTACCGCCGAAGAATGTGAGTACAATGTAAAATTTGCCATGAATAACCCCGACTGTATTATTTATGGTTTTGCCATCGGTGATTCGGGTTCAGAAAAATCGAAAGTAGTAGTAGATACGGCTTTTTCGATCACACCCTTTGATGAATCCCATGAAAGTTTTACTTTGAACGCTCCCTACGAGAATGGTACTATGGCATCGAAGGGAGAGAATGACACAAAAGTAGGAGAAGTGACTAGCAGGATTAACCAGCAGGATCACATCCGTCCGCAGGTGTTTTTCCCTAGTATTGTCACGCTCAAAGATCCGACAGAAGCAAGTTTTCTCTATGTTTTTAATAACATCCTGCGTACCCGTCACTACGGCGCGCAAACTACCCGGACGGGACGGGTAAGAAATGAGCTTATCGGTGTTATTTTTGCCGATGGGGAAATTGTTAGTAATTTGCGCTGGACACAGGCAATATATGATCGCCTTCCCGATGAAGTATTACACTCGATCGATCCCTTAGACGAGGATTTAGTTATGGAAAAAGCCACCGAAGCAATACAAGAATTAATGGCGGAAGAATTTATCGTTCATACCGATTTTATCGGGGAAAATTTTCAACCTTTATTAACTGAGGTGAAAACTCTCACGGGTACGGAAGCAGGAATTTTATCGATCTTGAACCAAGCAGATAAAGAAGCGAAAGACTACGCTAAGAAACATATCGCCGAGAAAAAACCAGCCGCTCAAAAACCGTAA
- the cas5d gene encoding type I-D CRISPR-associated protein Cas5/Csc1 yields the protein MVHIYSCQLELHDSLYYATREIGRLYESEPVIHNYALCYALGLVNSDSYRYFCSEQIPQYQEHLNPLNEEKIYVTPARAIVHTAVLNTWKYANNNYHVEMEKTQKNIPSFGRAKEIAPESVFECFIISHHPLQLPKWIRLGKWMSKAEVKLTELSLSKQKEDLFIYPYPLNPLDVMFTHQVIGYDVINMPPVSLIRNVRMRGEYYQISDRPDLKIPARLSYRFG from the coding sequence ATGGTACATATTTATTCCTGTCAATTAGAACTGCACGATAGTCTTTATTACGCAACCCGTGAAATCGGCAGACTCTACGAAAGCGAACCCGTAATTCATAATTACGCGCTCTGTTATGCTTTGGGATTGGTAAATAGCGATAGTTATCGTTACTTCTGTTCCGAACAGATTCCCCAGTACCAAGAACATTTAAATCCTCTTAACGAAGAGAAAATTTATGTCACTCCCGCACGGGCGATCGTTCATACGGCGGTTCTCAATACTTGGAAATATGCCAATAATAACTATCATGTGGAGATGGAAAAAACCCAGAAAAATATTCCCAGTTTTGGCAGGGCAAAAGAAATCGCTCCCGAAAGTGTTTTTGAATGTTTTATCATTTCCCATCACCCCCTACAACTTCCTAAATGGATTCGTTTGGGAAAATGGATGAGTAAAGCGGAAGTAAAACTGACAGAACTTTCCCTATCAAAACAAAAAGAGGATTTATTTATTTATCCCTATCCTTTAAATCCTCTCGATGTTATGTTTACCCATCAGGTGATTGGCTACGATGTGATTAATATGCCTCCCGTTAGTTTGATTCGTAATGTGAGAATGCGCGGGGAATATTACCAAATAAGCGATCGTCCCGATCTGAAAATTCCCGCTCGATTGTCCTATCGCTTCGGTTGA